A region of the Clostridia bacterium genome:
CTCGTCGATACCGGGCTTCCGGCCGGAACGCCGGAGGAGACGCCGGACGAAAACAGTCCCGCGTTCACCGGCAGGGATATATGCAGCTACGTTGAGGCGTTCGCCGCGCTCGGCTACAAGCCGGAGCAGGTCACGAAGATACTCCTCACTCACAAGCACGCGGATCACTCCGGAGAACTGCGCTCCTTCCCGAACGCGGGGATATTCGTCAACGCGGAAGAGATGAACGCGCCGGAGCTTCAGGGACTCGGAAACGTCGTCCCCGTCGAGTTCACCGACGGCGCGTACTATAATTTCCCTGCCTGCCAAAAGATCGCCGACGGCGTTTATTACGTGAAGGCGAAGGGGCACACGAACGGCAACAGCATAGTCGTCGCGGAAAGCGGCGGGCTGTTCTATATGCTCCACGGCGACGTGACCTACGTTGACGAGGCGCTTTACGAGAACAAGCTCTCCGTCGTTTTCGAGGACCTGCCCGCCGCGCGCGAAACGCTCGACCGCGTGCGCGAATTCATCCGCAATCACCCGACGGTGTACTGCGGCACGCACACTCCGCAGGGGTACGAAAACCTTGAGGATAAGCGCGTAGCGGACCTCGATAATCCGCCCGAAACGGTCTTTGACGAGATAGATTTCGGAGCGCGCGAGTCGAGCGGCAAATACGTCTGCTCGATCTGCGGATACGTTTACGATCCCGCCGAGAACGGCGGCGTCGCGTTTGAGGATCTGCCGGCCGACTGGAAATGCCCGCGCTGCAGGCAGGGCAAGGAAGAATTCAACAGAGCGTAGCTCTGCCGCGTAACGGCGCGGCATGGCTTTCGGGGTGATTTATGGAGACGTTTTACACGAGCGACAGACGCGAATGGCGCGAATATCTCGCTACGCATTTCAGGACGGATTCGGAGATATGGTTCATTTTCCCGACGAAAGCCGCCGGCGAGCCGGCGCTCTCCTACAACGACGCGGTCGAGGAGGCGCTCTGCTTCGGCTGGATAGACAGCACAAACAGCCGCCCGGACGAATTCCACTGCGCCCGCCGCTTCACGCCGCGGAAAAAGGGCAGCCCTTACTCCCGCCCGAATATCGAGCGTCTTATATGGCTCGACGCGCGCGGAATGATACACCCCTCGGTGCGCGAAAGCGTGCTCCCGATAATCAGAGCGCCGTTCGTTTTCCCGCGGGACATAACCGACGCGCTTAAAGCGGACGAAACGGCGTGGGCGAACTATCAGCGCTTTTCAGAGCCGTACAAGCGCATCCGCGTCGCCTATATCGAGGCGGCGAGAAAGCGCCCCGACGAGTTCGCGAAGCGGCTGAACAGCTTCATTGAGAAGACCCGCCGCGGCAAGCTCAT
Encoded here:
- a CDS encoding MBL fold metallo-hydrolase codes for the protein MIIKAVKFRKNGFYSQPFAFGGEEGPEKFDKNVRYRGSLQNYLIDTGDEVILVDTGLPAGTPEETPDENSPAFTGRDICSYVEAFAALGYKPEQVTKILLTHKHADHSGELRSFPNAGIFVNAEEMNAPELQGLGNVVPVEFTDGAYYNFPACQKIADGVYYVKAKGHTNGNSIVVAESGGLFYMLHGDVTYVDEALYENKLSVVFEDLPAARETLDRVREFIRNHPTVYCGTHTPQGYENLEDKRVADLDNPPETVFDEIDFGARESSGKYVCSICGYVYDPAENGGVAFEDLPADWKCPRCRQGKEEFNRA
- a CDS encoding YdeI/OmpD-associated family protein yields the protein METFYTSDRREWREYLATHFRTDSEIWFIFPTKAAGEPALSYNDAVEEALCFGWIDSTNSRPDEFHCARRFTPRKKGSPYSRPNIERLIWLDARGMIHPSVRESVLPIIRAPFVFPRDITDALKADETAWANYQRFSEPYKRIRVAYIEAARKRPDEFAKRLNSFIEKTRRGKLIMGYGGIEKYYR